A portion of the Bulleidia sp. zg-1006 genome contains these proteins:
- a CDS encoding TrkH family potassium uptake protein, with product MKKLKLSSFQVILLGFLGLILIGAFLLMLPISSKENIWTPFINALFTSTSASCVTGLVVHDTGTYWSSFGQFIILLLIQIGGLGIITALTAFSLGAHRHITLSHRKLLVDSVSAPYLGGIVRFIKMIFKITFGIEGIFACVLAFQFIPEFGVLKGVWFSIFHSISAFCNAGFDLLGTPEHLFPSLTAYVGNPLVTLSIAFLIILGGLSFMTYEDFRTHHFHFKKYRLQTKIILVTTLFLLVIPTLYFFLSQYRDLPWKERLLASIFQAVTPRTAGFNTTDMTKLSENSLLIMSILMTIGGAPGSTAGGMKVTTFATMLISSFAIFRQKERCEAFGRTIPDSVVKNAATIFMLYISACIISAIMIAQLENIPIIQTIFETASAVGTVGLTVGITPTLGTISRCILIFLMLMGRIGGVTLMISVFPNVNKNRGKLVEEHIVVG from the coding sequence ATGAAAAAACTGAAGTTATCGTCCTTCCAAGTAATCCTATTAGGCTTTCTTGGTTTAATTTTGATAGGTGCCTTTCTATTGATGCTGCCAATATCTTCCAAAGAAAACATTTGGACACCATTTATTAATGCTCTATTCACTTCCACTAGTGCTTCTTGTGTAACGGGTTTGGTTGTTCATGATACAGGTACCTATTGGTCTTCCTTTGGTCAATTTATCATTTTACTGTTAATCCAAATTGGTGGATTAGGAATTATCACCGCCTTAACCGCTTTCTCTCTAGGGGCTCATCGACATATCACCCTCAGTCATCGAAAACTGTTGGTGGATTCCGTTTCTGCTCCTTATCTAGGTGGTATTGTTCGTTTTATTAAGATGATTTTTAAAATCACCTTTGGAATTGAAGGTATATTTGCTTGCGTATTAGCTTTCCAGTTCATTCCCGAATTTGGTGTATTAAAAGGAGTTTGGTTTTCTATCTTCCATTCTATTTCCGCTTTCTGTAACGCCGGCTTTGATTTATTAGGAACACCTGAGCATTTATTCCCGTCTCTTACCGCTTATGTTGGCAATCCTTTGGTTACTTTAAGCATTGCTTTCCTAATTATCCTTGGTGGTTTAAGCTTTATGACATACGAAGATTTCCGTACCCACCATTTCCACTTCAAGAAATATCGTTTACAAACCAAAATCATCTTAGTCACTACTTTATTCTTATTAGTCATTCCAACTTTGTATTTCTTCTTATCCCAATATAGAGATTTACCATGGAAGGAAAGACTGCTCGCTTCTATTTTTCAAGCCGTAACACCACGTACCGCCGGATTTAACACCACAGATATGACCAAACTATCTGAAAATAGTCTGTTGATTATGTCTATCTTGATGACCATTGGTGGGGCACCCGGTTCAACCGCCGGTGGTATGAAAGTAACAACCTTTGCGACTATGTTGATATCCTCTTTCGCTATCTTCCGCCAAAAAGAACGTTGTGAAGCCTTTGGTCGAACGATTCCTGATTCCGTCGTTAAAAACGCAGCAACCATCTTTATGTTATATATATCGGCCTGTATCATTTCTGCCATTATGATAGCGCAGTTAGAAAATATACCGATTATTCAAACAATTTTTGAAACAGCCAGTGCGGTTGGTACCGTTGGCTTAACCGTTGGTATCACACCAACTTTAGGAACTATTTCTCGTTGTATCCTAATCTTCTTAATGTTGATGGGAAGAATTGGTGGTGTTACCCTAATGATTTCGGTATTTCCAAATGTCAATAAAAACCGAGGTAAACTTGTTGAAGAACACATTGTTGTTGGATAG
- a CDS encoding TrkA family potassium uptake protein, producing the protein MKQALIIGMGRFGRNIAKKLNHLDVQILAVDIFESNINDVMPYVTNAVIGDATQKEFLQTLGVSNFDVCFVTIGDDFLASLEATSFLKELGAKKVVSRAAKNTQEKFLLRNGADHVVYPEKEIGNLTAVRYFNDIIIEYIPVGDDISIYEVSTPPDWVGKTVTELDVRRAYHINIIAVRSDNEVNSIISPDYTFNKKDSIFVLGDEHNIQKIMNQLEN; encoded by the coding sequence ATGAAACAAGCTTTAATTATTGGAATGGGCCGTTTTGGTCGCAATATCGCTAAAAAATTAAATCACCTGGATGTACAAATCTTAGCCGTTGATATTTTTGAATCCAATATCAACGATGTTATGCCGTATGTCACAAACGCGGTCATCGGTGATGCAACCCAGAAAGAATTCTTACAGACCTTAGGTGTATCCAATTTCGATGTCTGTTTTGTGACCATTGGAGATGATTTCCTAGCTTCCTTAGAAGCCACTTCTTTCTTAAAAGAACTTGGCGCAAAGAAAGTTGTTTCCCGTGCAGCTAAAAATACCCAAGAAAAATTCTTATTGCGAAATGGCGCTGACCATGTGGTTTATCCGGAAAAAGAAATTGGCAATTTAACCGCTGTTCGTTATTTCAATGACATCATTATTGAATACATTCCCGTTGGAGATGATATTTCCATCTATGAAGTTTCTACACCCCCGGATTGGGTTGGTAAAACTGTAACTGAATTGGATGTTCGTCGTGCTTATCATATCAATATCATTGCGGTTCGTTCCGATAATGAAGTTAATTCGATTATTTCCCCGGATTACACTTTTAATAAAAAAGATTCTATCTTCGTACTAGGGGATGAACACAATATTCAAAAGATTATGAATCAATTAGAGAACTAA
- a CDS encoding CpXC domain-containing protein has product MLKQALTYTCPYCHETMDLEVTLSLGAGEEEKELLMSGDLFHHTCDHCQHEFLLQVPFTYMDRMRKFVLVLVQDEVLPKEIEQTGPTLSKAGFKLRHVQTIQQLIEKIQIFEDGVDDCLVELAKYDNFIEFVDNKKGNAEDITSIEYQRVDNEVMKINIRTGDSGMTFLTPLNLIEEEYRIDQDRLVIRNEVFPIVDQKWIISAYQEVDGKA; this is encoded by the coding sequence ATGTTGAAACAAGCTCTTACGTATACTTGCCCTTATTGTCATGAAACAATGGATTTAGAAGTGACACTTAGTTTAGGGGCCGGTGAAGAGGAAAAAGAATTATTGATGAGTGGTGATTTATTTCATCACACTTGTGACCATTGCCAACATGAATTTTTATTACAAGTTCCTTTCACTTATATGGATCGAATGCGTAAGTTTGTGTTGGTTTTGGTGCAAGATGAAGTCTTACCAAAAGAAATAGAACAAACAGGTCCTACTTTAAGCAAGGCAGGTTTTAAGCTACGCCATGTGCAAACCATTCAACAGCTTATTGAAAAGATTCAAATCTTTGAAGATGGAGTGGATGATTGTTTGGTGGAATTAGCGAAATACGATAATTTCATTGAGTTTGTGGATAATAAAAAAGGAAATGCAGAGGATATTACATCGATTGAATATCAACGCGTGGATAATGAAGTGATGAAAATTAACATTCGAACAGGTGACAGTGGGATGACTTTCTTAACACCATTGAACTTAATCGAAGAAGAATATCGAATTGACCAAGACCGTTTGGTTATTCGTAATGAAGTTTTCCCGATTGTTGATCAAAAATGGATTATTTCTGCCTATCAAGAAGTGGATGGTAAAGCTTAG
- a CDS encoding Bax inhibitor-1/YccA family protein, with amino-acid sequence MSEFRDDMYTSSRADSVVKSYMTKVYGFMAIALLLTAGVAYMGYQSLLNGGLVFELLKSGNGFGMWAIFLVQLGLAFGLSAGISRFPAWVNGLMMIVYSFVTGITFSVLPIIFEISTIYQAFIYASILFVSLAMVGTFTSVNLSKFSGILVSGLVALVLINLLAFFIPSLYDHAWISYLGLVIFMGLTAWDAQKLKEYALVEGGENMQMNLAIYGAFELYLDFVNMFIYLLRILGGGRSKR; translated from the coding sequence ATGAGTGAATTTAGAGATGATATGTACACAAGCTCTCGAGCAGATTCGGTTGTCAAATCCTATATGACAAAAGTGTATGGCTTTATGGCAATAGCGTTATTATTGACAGCGGGTGTTGCTTATATGGGCTATCAATCATTATTGAATGGAGGCTTAGTATTTGAATTATTGAAGAGTGGAAATGGATTTGGCATGTGGGCTATTTTCCTTGTTCAATTGGGCTTGGCTTTCGGCTTGTCTGCCGGTATTTCCAGATTCCCGGCTTGGGTAAATGGATTGATGATGATTGTTTATTCGTTTGTAACGGGAATTACTTTTTCGGTATTGCCGATTATCTTTGAGATTTCGACCATTTATCAAGCATTTATCTATGCATCAATCTTATTTGTAAGCTTAGCCATGGTTGGAACGTTTACCAGTGTGAACTTATCGAAGTTTAGCGGTATCTTGGTCTCCGGCTTAGTTGCACTTGTGCTAATCAACTTGCTTGCGTTTTTTATTCCTAGTCTTTATGACCATGCGTGGATTTCCTATCTTGGTTTAGTTATTTTTATGGGACTGACGGCGTGGGATGCTCAAAAGTTAAAGGAATATGCGCTGGTTGAGGGTGGAGAAAACATGCAAATGAACTTAGCCATCTATGGTGCTTTTGAGCTTTACTTAGATTTTGTAAATATGTTCATTTACTTGTTACGAATTTTAGGTGGCGGTCGTTCAAAAAGATAA
- the miaA gene encoding tRNA (adenosine(37)-N6)-dimethylallyltransferase MiaA: MRKVIAIVGPTASGKSDFAIRLAKEINAEIISGDSIQVYRGFNIGSGKVTKEEMAGIPHHLMDIKGPKDKYSVKEFQSLSRQILAETNKPMIFCGGTGLYLKAALYDYDFPEEEITHFDYSRYSNEELYQRLKEVDPKQAEKIHPNNRQRLERSLTIYEQSGVPQSTLVNQQEKKALYDVAWIGIEWNREVLYQRINLRVEKMIEAGLPEEVKSLLENGSTFEDQAMKGIGYREWKDYFFGEQSLEETKYLIQRNSRHFAKRQYTWFHHQVPVKWFSLADEEKLIMDIKAWLK; encoded by the coding sequence CGTTTGGCTAAAGAAATCAATGCTGAAATTATTTCCGGAGATTCCATTCAAGTGTATCGCGGCTTTAATATTGGTTCCGGTAAGGTTACGAAAGAAGAAATGGCTGGTATTCCGCATCATTTAATGGATATTAAAGGACCAAAGGATAAGTATAGTGTCAAAGAATTTCAAAGTCTTTCGCGTCAAATTCTTGCGGAAACGAATAAACCAATGATTTTTTGCGGTGGTACGGGCTTATATTTAAAAGCGGCTTTGTACGATTATGATTTTCCCGAAGAGGAAATAACCCACTTTGATTATTCCCGGTATTCCAATGAAGAGTTGTATCAACGCTTAAAAGAGGTGGACCCAAAACAAGCCGAGAAAATTCATCCGAATAATCGTCAGCGCTTGGAAAGAAGCTTAACGATTTATGAACAATCGGGTGTGCCTCAAAGCACCCTGGTTAATCAACAGGAAAAGAAAGCTCTTTATGATGTGGCTTGGATTGGTATAGAGTGGAATCGTGAGGTTTTATACCAACGCATCAATTTACGGGTGGAAAAAATGATAGAAGCTGGTCTTCCGGAAGAAGTGAAGTCCTTATTAGAAAACGGTTCTACTTTTGAAGATCAAGCGATGAAGGGAATTGGCTATCGGGAATGGAAGGATTATTTCTTTGGTGAACAAAGTCTTGAAGAAACGAAGTATCTAATTCAAAGAAATAGTCGTCATTTTGCGAAGCGACAATACACTTGGTTTCATCATCAAGTTCCGGTGAAATGGTTTTCTTTAGCGGATGAAGAAAAACTGATTATGGATATCAAGGCATGGTTGAAATAA